The genomic interval TTCCTTGCACTTTGCATCGTCCATCGCGCGGATGTCTTTCGCTTTCATCAGCCTACATGTCTCGCAACAAAGGTTGTCCGGACCGGAAGCTTGGCCGCCGCCAGGCGCAGGGCCTCGCGTGCAATCTCTTCGCTCACACCTTCCATCTCGTACAACATGGTTCCCGGCTGGACCAGGGACACCCAGTACTCCGGGTTGCCCTTGCCCTTGCCCATACGAACTTCCAGCGGCTTCTTGGAGATCGGCTTGTCGGGGAACACCCGAATCCAGATTCTGCCGCCACGCTTGATGTGACGCGTCATTGC from Acidiferrobacteraceae bacterium carries:
- the rplP gene encoding 50S ribosomal protein L16, producing MLQPKRTKFRKQHKGRNRGLATRGNKVSFGEYGLKATTRGRLTARQIEAARRAMTRHIKRGGRIWIRVFPDKPISKKPLEVRMGKGKGNPEYWVSLVQPGTMLYEMEGVSEEIAREALRLAAAKLPVRTTFVARHVG